A stretch of the Argentina anserina chromosome 6, drPotAnse1.1, whole genome shotgun sequence genome encodes the following:
- the LOC126799404 gene encoding reticulon-like protein B17, which produces MDSAASSPPYRHHSRSEPPSRTKSASRLAQAEKVPHLSLGLIQSPSPPSRKSSSLPLHELLLLSPSPNPRRSKTRLADRFDMPDEPAAEPAGPRRRCKSRASQMGSLGCASPRITRRSRRRSEVEIREDKDLGLGEEVVKPVRKRRSKKDKLSLVLSVPSPTLSTMDDEDGSSLERIGLLLNDLIMWRDVARSTLWFGLGSLFFLSSCFTKGVNVSVFSAISQLALLFLGASFVSNSISQRNSNEKKRNYLLKENDIVGVAKMILPAVNLAIASTRKLFSGEPSMTLKVAPFFLLGAEYGHHITLWRLSMLAFFISFTIPRLYSCYSIQMNQRAECLKWWVLEAWGACSHKKIVAASAITAFWNLSTVKTRIFTAFISIVILRYCRQHMVQVREEDEEAKQEEKQQDIVMAEAEGEEQQEQALVVAEVGKQ; this is translated from the exons ATGGACTCGGCAGCTTCATCTCCTCCCTATCGCCACCACTCCCGCTCGGAGCCACCTTCCCGGACCAAATCGGCGTCAAGGCTGGCCCAAGCCGAGAAGGTCCCTCATCTCTCTCTGGGTCTAATCCAATCACCCTCACCCCCCTCTCGCAAATCTTCTTCTCTCCCTCTTCATGAGCTTCTGCTTCTCTCCCCTTCCCCGAACCCAAGAAGGTCCAAGACCCGTCTCGCCGACCGGTTTGACATGCCGGACGAGCCCGCGGCGGAACCTGCCGGCCCACGACGGAGGTGCAAGAGCAGAGCCTCCCAGATGGGCTCTCTGGGCTGTGCATCGCCCAGGATCACCAGAAGGTCAAGGAGGAGGTCGGAGGTTGAGATTCGAGAAGATAAGGATTTGGGTTTGGGTGAAGAGGTTGTGAAGCCTGTGAGGAAGAGAAGGTCCAAGAAAGACAAGCTCAGCTTGGTTCTTAGTGTTCCTTCTCCAACTTTGTCTACAA tggatgatgaggatggAAGTAGTCTGGAGCGAATTGGGCTGCTGTTGAATGATTTGATTATGTGGAGAGATGTAGCAAGATCAACCCTTTGGTTTGGTTTAggctctctcttcttcttgtcttcttGCTTTACCAAAGGAGTCAACGTTAG CGTTTTCTCAGCGATTTCCCAACTAGCACTTCTGTTCTTGGGTGCTTCGTTTGTCTCGAATTCAATCTCCCAAAG AAATAGTAATGAAAAGAAGCGTAATTACTTGCTTAAGGAAAATGATATCGTTGGTGTGGCCAAAATGATACTACCTGCTGTAAATCTTGCAATAGCAAGTACAAGGAAGCTATTCTCAGGAGAGCCATCAATGACTCTCAAG GTAGCTCCATTCTTTCTTCTAGGAGCAGAATATGGGCATCATATAACATTGTGGAGGCTCTCTATGCTTG CCTTTTTTATCAGCTTCACAATCCCAAGGCTGTACTCATGCTACTCCATTCAAATGAACCAAAGAG CTGAATGCTTGAAATGGTGGGTGTTGGAAGCATGGGGAGCATGCTCTCACAAAAAGATTGTAGCAGCATCAGCAATCACAGCATTCTGGAATCTGTCTACGGTTAAAACCCGTATATTCACTG CATTCATATCCATTGTAATTCTTCGTTACTGCCGACAACACATGGTGCAAGTTagggaagaagatgaagaagcaaAACAGGAGGAGAAGCAGCAGGACATAGTGATGGCAGAAGCAGAAGGTGAGGAGCAGCAGGAGCAGGCATTAGTAGTGGCCGAAGTGGGCAAGCAATGA